From a single Adhaeribacter swui genomic region:
- the fabF gene encoding beta-ketoacyl-ACP synthase II, whose amino-acid sequence MELKRVVVTGLGALTPIGNTVSEYWNGLSNGVSGAAPITRFDASKFKTQFACEVKGYNPDDYFDRKEGRKMDMFTQFAIIASNEAIADSGILDNVNRDRVGVIWGSGIGGLKTFQEESIQFGRGDGTPRYNPFFIPKMIADSSSGNISIKNGFRGPNFVTTSACASSSDSIVTALNYLRLGMADVIVTGGSEAAITESGIGGFNALKAMSERNDDPLTASRPYDKDRDGFVLGEGSGALVLESYEHAVARGAKIYAEVIGGGLSSDAYHITAPDPNGEGVVIVMQNALRDANIRPEDVDYINTHGTSTPLGDGAEVTAIQKVFGDHAYRLNISSTKSMTGHLLGGAGGIEAVAAILAIQNGIVPPTINHFTNDETIDPGLNFTFNKAQTRAVNVAISNTFGFGGHNTSVIFRKVQ is encoded by the coding sequence ATGGAGCTTAAGAGAGTTGTAGTAACAGGACTCGGTGCACTCACCCCAATTGGAAATACTGTTTCGGAATATTGGAATGGCTTATCTAATGGCGTGAGTGGCGCTGCGCCTATTACCCGCTTTGATGCCAGCAAGTTTAAAACGCAGTTTGCTTGTGAGGTAAAAGGCTACAATCCAGATGACTACTTCGATCGGAAAGAAGGACGAAAAATGGATATGTTTACCCAGTTTGCCATTATTGCCAGTAACGAGGCAATTGCTGATTCCGGCATTCTGGACAATGTAAACCGCGACCGGGTAGGAGTTATCTGGGGCTCGGGCATTGGTGGTTTAAAAACCTTTCAAGAAGAATCTATTCAGTTTGGTCGTGGCGATGGTACTCCCCGGTACAATCCTTTCTTTATTCCCAAAATGATTGCCGATAGTTCATCGGGCAATATTTCGATAAAGAATGGTTTTCGGGGGCCAAATTTTGTTACTACTTCGGCTTGTGCTTCATCTTCCGATTCTATTGTTACCGCACTAAATTACCTTCGTTTAGGGATGGCGGATGTAATAGTAACCGGTGGTTCCGAAGCGGCCATTACCGAGTCGGGCATTGGCGGTTTTAACGCGTTAAAAGCCATGAGTGAACGGAATGATGATCCTTTAACGGCTTCGCGTCCGTACGACAAAGACCGGGATGGTTTTGTACTGGGCGAAGGTTCTGGAGCTCTAGTGCTGGAAAGTTACGAGCATGCCGTGGCCCGAGGTGCTAAAATATACGCCGAAGTTATTGGAGGTGGTTTATCTTCGGATGCCTACCACATTACTGCTCCCGACCCGAACGGCGAGGGCGTAGTAATAGTAATGCAAAATGCTCTACGCGATGCCAATATTCGCCCGGAAGATGTGGATTACATTAATACTCACGGCACCAGTACGCCGCTCGGCGATGGGGCAGAAGTTACCGCTATCCAAAAAGTATTTGGAGATCATGCGTATCGATTAAATATCAGCTCCACAAAAAGTATGACCGGGCATTTGCTTGGCGGAGCCGGTGGTATTGAGGCAGTAGCTGCTATTCTGGCCATTCAGAACGGTATTGTTCCGCCTACCATCAACCATTTTACCAACGACGAAACCATTGATCCCGGATTAAATTTTACCTTTAATAAAGCACAAACTCGGGCAGTGAACGTAGCCATTAGCAATACTTTTGGTTTTGGTGGGCACAACACGTCGGTTATTTTCCGGAAGGTACAGTAA
- a CDS encoding acyl carrier protein produces the protein MSEIAEKVKAIIIDKLGVEESEVTPEASFTNDLGADSLDTVELIMEFEKEFNVSIPDDQAENIATVGQAISYLEEHAK, from the coding sequence ATGTCAGAAATCGCAGAAAAAGTAAAAGCAATAATCATTGATAAATTAGGAGTAGAAGAGTCGGAAGTTACCCCCGAAGCAAGTTTCACCAATGATTTAGGTGCTGACTCTTTAGACACTGTAGAATTAATTATGGAGTTTGAAAAAGAATTTAACGTTTCAATTCCCGACGATCAGGCTGAAAACATTGCTACTGTAGGCCAGGCTATCAGCTACCTGGAAGAGCATGCCAAATAA
- a CDS encoding IPExxxVDY family protein, which yields MKTICLDLDYDYDFELFGLVSSSREHKLAWALNNYLRIRLVKQKDIYFDFLNKGRLVISNYLHCTECSTFRLLRNKSADLSTLKKPFLAPDIKEYDYLLQINGEVNDKWRQELNSLFKFVPLVQYVKKFDPNTLKFKENLMF from the coding sequence ATGAAAACAATCTGCCTCGACTTAGATTATGATTACGATTTTGAGCTGTTTGGCCTTGTTTCTTCCAGCAGAGAACACAAATTAGCCTGGGCGCTCAATAATTATCTAAGAATCAGATTAGTTAAGCAAAAAGACATTTATTTTGATTTTTTAAATAAAGGCCGTTTGGTAATTTCTAACTACCTACATTGCACTGAGTGCAGCACTTTCCGGCTTTTACGCAATAAATCTGCGGATTTAAGTACTTTAAAAAAACCTTTTTTGGCTCCCGACATAAAAGAGTATGATTACTTGCTGCAAATAAACGGCGAGGTAAATGATAAATGGCGGCAGGAGTTAAACTCCCTTTTTAAATTTGTGCCTCTCGTTCAATACGTTAAAAAATTTGACCCGAATACTCTTAAGTTCAAGGAAAACCTGATGTTCTAA
- the pyk gene encoding pyruvate kinase has product MEITFNKTRIIATVGPASNQYSMLKALVMEGVDVFRLNFSHGKHSDHQQVVNTVRQINQELGTNVCLMQDLQGPKIRLGDVENGMVTIHAGDKIKLVCDHSVSTATRLSTIYLDLAKDVKPGDAILIDDGKIELKVLATDGDKEVDVEVKYGGPVKPRKGINLPDTAVSAPSLTEKDVEDLHFGLDNDVEWVALSFVRRAEDIHEIKRIIAERGKKTMVIAKIEKPEAIRNIDEIIAVTDGIMVARGDLGVEIAAEEVPMLQKMMIDKCNKAGKPVIVATQMMESMITNARPTRAETNDVANAVLDGADAVMLSAETAAGSYPIETVRSMSRTLSSVESQPGVFNKVINLAPNVQSFYSKMVVANACALARDTNAKAIICMTRSGYTAFHIAKHRPKANIFIFTDNRQLLHQLNLVWGIRGFYYEGDPNSTDELITDFRTALIQNNYLQSGDIYINVTSIPVRERRSANTIKLSIA; this is encoded by the coding sequence ATGGAAATAACTTTTAATAAGACCAGAATTATTGCCACTGTTGGTCCGGCCAGTAACCAGTACAGCATGTTAAAAGCACTTGTTATGGAAGGGGTTGACGTGTTTCGTTTAAATTTTTCGCATGGCAAACACAGCGACCACCAACAAGTAGTAAATACGGTCCGTCAGATAAATCAGGAACTCGGCACGAATGTTTGTCTGATGCAGGACTTGCAAGGTCCTAAAATCCGCTTAGGCGATGTAGAAAACGGCATGGTAACCATTCATGCCGGCGATAAAATAAAATTAGTTTGCGATCATTCGGTAAGTACGGCCACCCGCCTTTCTACTATTTACCTGGACCTGGCCAAGGACGTGAAGCCCGGCGATGCTATTTTAATTGACGATGGTAAAATCGAGTTAAAAGTTTTAGCTACGGATGGTGACAAAGAAGTTGATGTAGAAGTAAAATACGGCGGACCTGTAAAACCACGCAAAGGCATCAATTTGCCGGATACCGCAGTTTCGGCTCCGTCCCTTACGGAAAAAGACGTGGAGGATCTGCATTTTGGTTTAGATAACGATGTGGAATGGGTAGCTTTATCTTTTGTGCGCCGGGCCGAAGACATTCACGAAATTAAGCGGATTATTGCGGAGCGCGGTAAAAAAACCATGGTCATCGCGAAAATTGAAAAACCGGAAGCGATCCGGAATATCGATGAAATTATTGCGGTAACCGATGGTATTATGGTTGCCCGGGGCGACTTAGGTGTAGAAATTGCGGCAGAAGAAGTACCGATGCTGCAAAAAATGATGATTGATAAGTGTAACAAAGCGGGCAAACCCGTAATTGTAGCTACCCAAATGATGGAAAGCATGATTACCAATGCCCGGCCAACCCGCGCCGAAACCAATGACGTGGCGAATGCCGTTCTGGATGGTGCTGATGCCGTTATGTTAAGTGCCGAAACTGCCGCGGGATCTTACCCCATAGAGACCGTACGGAGCATGAGCCGCACCTTATCTTCGGTGGAGTCGCAGCCCGGTGTATTTAACAAGGTAATTAACCTGGCACCTAATGTGCAATCGTTTTACAGCAAAATGGTGGTAGCTAACGCTTGCGCCCTGGCCCGCGATACCAACGCCAAAGCCATTATTTGCATGACTCGCTCGGGTTACACTGCTTTTCACATTGCCAAGCACCGCCCTAAAGCCAATATTTTTATTTTTACGGATAACCGGCAATTGCTGCATCAATTAAATTTAGTTTGGGGTATCCGGGGTTTCTACTACGAAGGCGATCCAAATTCTACCGACGAATTAATTACTGATTTCCGGACCGCATTAATTCAGAACAATTACTTGCAAAGCGGAG